The Streptomyces sp. SS1-1 genome has a segment encoding these proteins:
- a CDS encoding class I SAM-dependent methyltransferase, giving the protein MSHTHHHTGDLAEILDLDADVMARHTASIAAWLPVETAPRQILDLGCGTGAGTLTLLERFPTARVTAVDASATHLDRLREHAAAAGAADRVRLVQADLDAPSWPGLDTPDLVWASASLHHLADPDGALRRVRELLAPGGLFAVVELAGFPRFLPPEAPADAPGLEERCHAAGDHRHADHVPHRGADWGDKLTRAGFTVAGQRTVDVEIGPPAPEPVRRYALAGWTRMRGNAAATLDARDLAAFDALLDPTGPDGLLHRPDLTLRTRREVWAARRP; this is encoded by the coding sequence ATGAGCCACACCCACCACCACACCGGCGACCTGGCGGAGATCCTCGACCTGGACGCCGACGTCATGGCCCGGCACACCGCGTCCATCGCCGCATGGCTGCCCGTCGAGACCGCCCCCCGGCAGATCCTCGACCTCGGCTGCGGCACCGGAGCCGGCACCCTCACCCTGCTGGAACGCTTCCCCACGGCCCGTGTCACGGCCGTCGACGCCTCCGCCACACACCTGGACCGGCTGCGCGAGCACGCCGCCGCGGCCGGGGCGGCCGACCGCGTCCGCCTCGTCCAGGCGGACCTCGACGCCCCGTCGTGGCCCGGCCTGGACACCCCCGACCTCGTGTGGGCGTCCGCCTCGCTGCACCACCTCGCCGACCCCGACGGCGCCCTGCGCCGGGTGCGCGAACTGCTCGCCCCCGGAGGGCTGTTCGCGGTCGTCGAACTGGCCGGCTTCCCCCGGTTCCTGCCGCCGGAGGCCCCGGCGGACGCGCCCGGCCTGGAGGAGCGGTGCCATGCGGCCGGGGACCACCGGCACGCGGACCACGTCCCCCACCGCGGGGCCGACTGGGGCGACAAGCTGACGCGGGCCGGCTTCACCGTCGCCGGACAGCGCACCGTCGACGTGGAGATCGGCCCGCCCGCCCCCGAGCCCGTACGCCGTTACGCCCTCGCGGGCTGGACCCGGATGCGCGGCAACGCGGCCGCCACGCTGGACGCCCGGGACCTGGCCGCGTTCGACGCCCTCCTCGACCCCACAGGTCCCGACGGCCTGCTGCACCGGCCCGACCTGACGCTGCGCACCCGACGCGAGGTGTGGGCGGCCCGCCGCCCCTGA
- a CDS encoding sulfite exporter TauE/SafE family protein: protein MNGPTELYGLAAGLVIALVTAPVGVSGAVFLLPVQLSVFGVPSPAVTPTNLLYNVVAGPGALLRHLREGTLAGPLVRLLVLGTLPGVVIGAVVRVFAVPGATAFRFLVAGLLTPLGLWLVARTLRPARTPRRAEPSPRAVVTLALAVGVVGGIYGIGGGSLLGPILVGRGMRVAVVAPAALASTFATSVVGAAAFAVLALTGSGDVAPDWSLGLACGVGGLIGGYLGARLQPRLPERALRLLLGALAAGVGALYVVRALG, encoded by the coding sequence ATGAACGGGCCGACGGAACTGTACGGTCTCGCCGCCGGTCTGGTGATCGCGCTCGTCACCGCGCCGGTCGGGGTGTCGGGCGCCGTGTTCCTGCTCCCCGTGCAGCTCAGCGTGTTCGGCGTGCCCAGTCCCGCGGTCACGCCGACGAACCTGCTCTACAACGTGGTCGCGGGCCCCGGCGCCCTCCTGCGGCACCTGCGGGAGGGCACCCTCGCCGGTCCCCTGGTCCGGCTGCTGGTGCTCGGCACCCTGCCCGGCGTGGTCATCGGCGCCGTCGTCCGGGTCTTCGCCGTCCCCGGCGCCACCGCGTTCCGGTTCCTGGTGGCCGGGCTGCTCACCCCGCTGGGCCTGTGGCTCGTCGCGCGCACCCTGCGGCCCGCCCGGACACCCCGGCGCGCGGAGCCGTCACCGCGCGCCGTCGTCACGCTGGCCCTGGCGGTCGGCGTCGTCGGCGGGATCTACGGCATCGGCGGCGGCTCCCTGCTCGGACCGATCCTCGTGGGCCGCGGCATGCGGGTCGCCGTGGTCGCCCCGGCCGCCCTCGCGTCCACGTTCGCCACCTCGGTGGTCGGCGCGGCGGCCTTCGCCGTGCTGGCGCTCACCGGCTCGGGCGATGTCGCCCCCGACTGGTCCCTCGGCCTGGCCTGCGGCGTCGGCGGACTCATCGGCGGCTACCTCGGCGCCCGCCTCCAGCCCCGGCTGCCGGAACGGGCGCTGCGGCTGCTCCTCGGCGCCCTGGCCGCCGGCGTCGGGGCCCTCTACGTGGTGCGCGCTCTGGGCTGA
- the metX gene encoding homoserine O-acetyltransferase MetX, which produces MNAVTPPSPVPLPPASGAWREGDPPGRRRWHVRERPLTLEAGGELPELRLAFETWGRLAPDRRNAVLVLHALTGDSHAAGPAGPGHPTAGWWDALIGPGRALDTDRYFVVAPNVLGGCQGSTGPSSPGPSGRPWGGDFPFLTQRDQVAAEVGLADALGVERWALVLGGSMGGMRALEWAVTHPERTDALLLIATTAAASAEQIAWAGVQTHAIRSDPAWRGGHYHHTGTGPDAGLGQARRIAHVTYRSEPELRSRFGRTPQGAEDPWDGGRYQVESYLDHHAAKLVRRFDAGSYVVLSEAMNSHDVGRGRGGARAALRRVRARTLVAAVDSDRLYPPSQQAELAAGIPGADTARVIESPYGHDGFLIETDQVAGLVRELLPPAARTTARPAPSPLSQEHA; this is translated from the coding sequence CTGAACGCCGTGACTCCCCCGTCCCCGGTCCCCCTCCCGCCGGCCTCCGGGGCCTGGCGGGAGGGGGACCCGCCCGGGCGGCGCCGTTGGCATGTGCGCGAACGGCCGCTGACGCTGGAGGCGGGGGGTGAACTCCCGGAGCTAAGGCTGGCGTTCGAGACGTGGGGGCGTCTCGCGCCGGACCGGCGCAACGCGGTGCTGGTGCTGCACGCCCTCACCGGCGACTCCCACGCGGCGGGTCCCGCCGGGCCGGGGCATCCCACGGCGGGCTGGTGGGACGCGCTCATCGGGCCGGGGCGCGCGCTCGACACGGACCGCTACTTCGTCGTGGCGCCGAACGTGCTCGGCGGCTGCCAGGGCAGCACGGGCCCCTCGTCGCCGGGGCCGTCCGGCCGGCCCTGGGGCGGCGACTTCCCGTTCCTGACCCAACGCGACCAGGTGGCCGCCGAGGTGGGGCTCGCGGACGCGCTCGGCGTCGAACGCTGGGCGCTCGTGCTGGGCGGCTCCATGGGCGGCATGCGGGCACTGGAGTGGGCGGTCACCCACCCGGAACGCACCGACGCGCTGCTGCTGATCGCCACGACGGCGGCGGCGAGCGCCGAGCAGATCGCCTGGGCCGGCGTCCAGACGCACGCCATCCGCTCCGACCCGGCGTGGCGGGGCGGCCACTACCACCACACCGGTACGGGCCCCGACGCCGGTCTGGGCCAGGCCCGGCGGATCGCCCATGTGACCTATCGCAGCGAGCCCGAACTCCGGTCGCGCTTCGGCCGTACGCCGCAGGGAGCGGAGGACCCGTGGGACGGCGGCCGGTACCAGGTCGAGTCGTATCTGGACCATCACGCGGCCAAGCTGGTCCGCCGCTTCGACGCGGGCAGTTACGTCGTCCTGTCCGAGGCCATGAACAGTCACGACGTGGGCCGCGGCCGGGGCGGGGCGCGCGCCGCCCTGCGCCGGGTGCGCGCCCGGACCCTGGTCGCGGCGGTCGACTCGGACCGCCTCTACCCGCCGTCGCAGCAGGCCGAGTTGGCGGCGGGCATCCCCGGCGCGGACACCGCGCGGGTGATCGAGTCGCCGTACGGGCACGACGGGTTCCTCATCGAGACGGACCAGGTCGCCGGACTCGTCCGGGAACTGCTGCCGCCCGCCGCCCGCACCACCGCCCGACCCGCCCCGTCACCTCTCTCCCAGGAGCACGCATGA
- a CDS encoding DUF1684 domain-containing protein — MTVQDTVTDLAAFTSAWEEWHRHKDASLAREHGFLAITGLHWLDTEPRRFPDAPGAWWTDGEGVGVDLAEGEELVVDGTPVRGRHTFGVIPERGGVEAVWGDAVIEVAKRGGQDLIRPRHPENPLRTRFAGTPAYAPHPRWVVTGTYTPFAEPRPTTVGAAVEGLQHVYDAPGEISFRIDGTPLRLTAFNGHTPGSLQVLFTDATSGVTTYAANRSLSIDAPAADGTVTLDFNRATNLPCAYTDLATCPLPPAEYRLPVPVEAGERIPYERTKPIAG; from the coding sequence ATGACCGTCCAGGACACCGTCACCGACCTCGCCGCCTTCACCTCCGCGTGGGAGGAGTGGCACCGGCACAAGGACGCCTCCCTCGCCCGGGAGCACGGCTTCCTCGCCATCACCGGCCTGCACTGGCTGGACACCGAGCCGCGGCGCTTCCCGGACGCGCCGGGCGCCTGGTGGACGGACGGCGAAGGGGTGGGTGTCGACCTCGCCGAGGGAGAGGAACTGGTAGTCGACGGCACGCCCGTGCGCGGACGGCACACCTTCGGAGTGATCCCGGAGCGCGGCGGCGTCGAGGCCGTGTGGGGCGACGCCGTGATCGAGGTCGCCAAGCGCGGCGGACAGGACCTCATCCGGCCCCGGCACCCGGAGAACCCGCTGCGCACGCGCTTCGCCGGGACACCGGCGTACGCGCCGCATCCGCGCTGGGTCGTCACCGGCACGTACACGCCCTTCGCGGAGCCCCGGCCGACCACGGTGGGCGCGGCCGTCGAAGGGCTGCAGCACGTGTACGACGCGCCGGGCGAGATCAGCTTCCGCATCGACGGCACGCCGCTGCGGCTGACCGCGTTCAACGGGCACACGCCGGGCAGCCTCCAGGTGCTGTTCACCGACGCGACGTCCGGGGTGACCACCTACGCCGCCAACCGCTCCCTGAGCATCGACGCGCCGGCCGCCGACGGCACGGTGACCCTCGACTTCAACCGGGCCACCAACCTGCCGTGCGCCTACACCGATCTGGCGACCTGCCCGCTGCCGCCCGCCGAGTACCGGCTGCCGGTGCCGGTCGAGGCCGGCGAGCGGATCCCGTACGAGCGGACGAAGCCGATCGCCGGGTGA
- a CDS encoding MarR family winged helix-turn-helix transcriptional regulator has translation MSGPEVPSPTVPADDPTGLQSFAVLLRRMNSEFNRITQEFAQAQGLHLTDMQALIAILDADPEAGPMTPGRLRRQLNLTSGAVTACLDRLERAGHIHRVRAADDRRVVHLHYAEPARAVARDYFRPLAERTDTALSRFSPDELAVVVRFLRELNAELVPLRADPA, from the coding sequence ATGAGCGGTCCAGAGGTGCCCTCCCCCACTGTTCCGGCGGACGACCCGACAGGGTTGCAGTCGTTCGCCGTTCTTCTGCGCCGGATGAACAGCGAGTTCAACCGCATCACGCAGGAGTTCGCCCAGGCGCAGGGACTGCACCTGACCGACATGCAGGCGCTCATCGCGATCCTCGACGCCGACCCCGAGGCCGGTCCGATGACCCCCGGGCGGCTCCGCCGGCAGCTCAACCTGACGTCCGGTGCCGTCACGGCGTGCCTCGACCGTCTGGAGCGGGCTGGGCACATCCACCGCGTCCGGGCGGCGGACGACCGCCGGGTGGTGCACCTGCACTACGCCGAGCCGGCCAGGGCCGTCGCCCGGGACTACTTCCGCCCGCTCGCGGAGCGCACCGACACGGCCCTGAGCCGCTTCTCCCCCGACGAACTGGCCGTCGTCGTGCGGTTCCTGCGCGAGCTGAACGCGGAGCTCGTCCCGCTGCGCGCCGATCCGGCCTGA
- a CDS encoding MMPL family transporter — MRTAPRWARWLVPVVLLLVWLGVGGALGPYAGKLGEVATNDQAAFLPQSAESTQVLKAREAFDQSETLPAIVVWTADGEKVSEAERAEATRAVAALAGEPGIVGRPSPALPSDDGEALQAVVQLRPDLGDDLEPTLDAVRAAAGSVSGTTAQIAGPAASQADLSDAFAGIDGLLLGVALGAVLVILLLVYRSVLLPLLIILGSVFALALACAVVYVLADHDVVRVDGQVQGILSILVIGAATDYALLLAARFREELARGGDRAAAALAAVRRSFGAITASAATVALGLLALLASDLTNNRALGPVGAIGIVCAVLSTLTFLPAVLALLGRAAYWPSKPQPAEESAQGRGVWRRVAATVAGRPRRTWVVTALVLGVFAVFSPQLSSKGVPLDEIFVNDAPSVSAQRTLGEHFPGGSGNPAVIIASADRVDEVTAAAEDTEGVASAGAVSKSGRPGGGEPLVVDGRVRVDATLKAAADSDAAKAAVERLRAEVHAIPGADALVGGYTAQQYDTQETAARDRTVIVPVVLVIILLILMLLLRSLLVPVLLVATVALNFLATLGVSTLVFEHLLGFSGTDASVPLYGFVFLVALGVDYNIFLMSRVREEALLHGHREGVLRGLTTTGGVITSAGVVLAATFAALMVIPLAFLVQIAFIVAFGVLLDTLVVRSLLVPALMIDIGRRAWWPSSLARREPEPVEAAVEETV, encoded by the coding sequence ATGAGAACCGCACCGCGCTGGGCCCGGTGGCTCGTCCCCGTCGTCCTGCTGCTCGTCTGGCTGGGCGTCGGCGGAGCGCTCGGACCCTACGCAGGCAAGCTCGGCGAGGTCGCCACCAACGACCAGGCCGCCTTCCTGCCCCAGAGTGCCGAGTCCACCCAGGTGCTGAAGGCGCGGGAGGCCTTCGACCAGTCCGAGACGCTGCCCGCGATCGTCGTCTGGACGGCGGACGGCGAGAAGGTGTCCGAGGCCGAGCGGGCCGAGGCCACCCGGGCCGTCGCCGCGCTCGCCGGCGAGCCCGGCATCGTGGGCCGGCCGTCGCCCGCGCTGCCCTCCGACGACGGTGAGGCGCTGCAGGCCGTCGTCCAGCTCAGGCCCGACCTCGGCGACGACCTGGAGCCCACCCTCGACGCGGTCCGCGCCGCCGCCGGCAGCGTGTCCGGCACCACGGCGCAGATCGCCGGCCCGGCCGCCAGCCAGGCCGACCTGTCGGACGCCTTCGCGGGCATCGACGGGCTGCTCCTCGGCGTGGCCCTCGGCGCCGTACTGGTGATCCTGCTGCTGGTCTACCGCAGTGTGCTGCTGCCACTGCTGATCATCCTGGGCTCCGTCTTCGCCCTCGCGCTCGCCTGCGCCGTCGTCTACGTCCTGGCCGACCACGACGTCGTCCGCGTCGACGGACAGGTGCAGGGCATCCTCTCCATCCTGGTGATCGGCGCCGCCACCGACTACGCCCTCCTGCTGGCCGCCCGCTTCCGGGAGGAACTGGCCCGCGGCGGTGACCGGGCCGCCGCCGCGCTCGCCGCGGTGCGCCGCTCCTTCGGCGCCATCACCGCCAGCGCGGCCACCGTCGCGCTCGGCCTGCTCGCGCTCCTCGCCAGCGACCTCACCAACAACCGCGCGCTCGGACCCGTCGGCGCCATCGGCATCGTGTGCGCCGTCCTGTCCACGCTCACGTTCCTGCCGGCCGTGCTCGCCCTCCTCGGGCGCGCCGCCTACTGGCCGTCGAAGCCGCAGCCGGCCGAGGAGTCGGCGCAGGGCCGCGGCGTGTGGCGCCGGGTCGCCGCCACGGTGGCCGGCAGGCCCCGCCGCACCTGGGTGGTGACCGCCCTCGTCCTCGGCGTCTTCGCGGTCTTCTCGCCCCAGCTGTCCTCCAAGGGCGTGCCGCTCGACGAGATCTTCGTCAACGACGCCCCGTCGGTGTCCGCCCAGCGCACGCTCGGCGAGCACTTCCCCGGCGGCTCCGGCAACCCGGCCGTCATCATCGCCTCGGCCGACCGCGTCGACGAGGTGACCGCCGCCGCCGAGGACACCGAGGGCGTGGCGTCCGCCGGCGCCGTCTCGAAGTCCGGCCGGCCCGGCGGCGGGGAGCCCCTCGTCGTCGACGGACGCGTCCGCGTCGACGCCACGCTGAAGGCCGCCGCCGACAGCGACGCCGCCAAGGCGGCCGTCGAGCGGCTGCGCGCGGAGGTGCACGCGATCCCCGGCGCCGACGCCCTGGTCGGCGGCTACACGGCCCAGCAGTACGACACCCAGGAGACCGCCGCCCGCGACCGTACGGTCATCGTGCCGGTCGTCCTCGTGATCATCCTGCTGATCCTGATGCTCCTGCTGCGCTCCCTGCTGGTCCCGGTGCTGCTCGTCGCGACCGTCGCCCTGAACTTCCTGGCGACGCTCGGGGTGTCCACGCTCGTCTTCGAGCATCTGCTCGGCTTCAGCGGCACGGACGCCTCGGTCCCGCTGTACGGCTTCGTCTTCCTGGTCGCGCTCGGCGTGGACTACAACATCTTCCTGATGTCCCGGGTCCGCGAGGAGGCGCTGCTCCACGGCCACCGGGAGGGCGTGCTGCGCGGCCTGACCACCACCGGAGGCGTGATCACCTCGGCGGGCGTGGTGCTCGCCGCGACCTTCGCGGCCCTCATGGTGATCCCGCTCGCGTTCCTCGTGCAGATCGCGTTCATCGTCGCCTTCGGCGTCCTGCTGGACACGCTCGTGGTCCGCTCCCTGCTGGTCCCCGCGCTGATGATCGACATCGGGCGGCGGGCGTGGTGGCCCAGCTCCCTGGCACGGCGCGAGCCCGAACCGGTGGAAGCGGCGGTCGAGGAAACGGTGTGA
- a CDS encoding alpha/beta fold hydrolase, with product MEYAVHHRTVTVDGLEVFYREAGDPGAPTVVLLHGFPTSSHMFRGLIPALADRYHVIAPDHIGFGRSAVPALQDFPYTFDALTDITEGLLRRLGVERFAMYVMDYGAPIGWRLALRGPDRITAIVTQNGNAYEEGLVPEFWKDVFAYGEHPGPDTEAPMRTALTPEGVRWQYLTGVPDPSLVSPDAWTHDLALLDRPGNDLIQLRLFRDYPTNVALYPKVHQCFRDSQVPLLAVWGANDPIFGPAGAEAFRQDLPDAEVRLLDTGHFALESHLGTIAGAMRDFLGRVLV from the coding sequence ATGGAGTACGCAGTGCACCACCGCACCGTCACCGTCGACGGCCTGGAGGTCTTCTACCGGGAGGCCGGCGACCCCGGCGCCCCCACCGTCGTCCTGCTGCACGGCTTCCCGACCAGCTCGCACATGTTCCGCGGCCTGATCCCGGCGCTCGCCGACCGCTACCACGTCATCGCCCCGGACCACATCGGCTTCGGCCGGTCTGCCGTGCCGGCCCTCCAGGACTTCCCGTACACCTTCGACGCGCTCACCGACATCACCGAGGGGCTGCTGCGGCGGCTGGGCGTCGAGCGGTTCGCGATGTACGTGATGGACTACGGCGCGCCCATCGGCTGGCGCCTCGCCCTGCGCGGCCCCGACCGGATCACCGCGATCGTCACCCAGAACGGCAACGCCTACGAGGAGGGGCTCGTCCCGGAGTTCTGGAAGGACGTCTTCGCCTACGGCGAGCACCCCGGCCCCGACACCGAGGCCCCCATGCGGACCGCCCTCACCCCGGAGGGCGTGCGCTGGCAGTACCTCACCGGCGTCCCGGACCCGAGCCTCGTCAGCCCCGACGCCTGGACCCACGACCTGGCCCTGCTGGACCGCCCCGGCAACGACCTGATCCAGCTGCGGCTGTTCCGCGACTACCCGACCAACGTGGCCCTCTACCCGAAGGTCCACCAGTGCTTCCGCGACAGCCAGGTCCCGCTGCTCGCGGTCTGGGGGGCCAACGACCCGATCTTCGGCCCGGCCGGCGCGGAGGCGTTCCGGCAGGACCTGCCCGACGCCGAGGTCCGTCTGCTGGACACCGGGCACTTCGCCCTGGAGTCGCACCTGGGCACCATCGCCGGGGCCATGCGCGACTTCCTCGGCCGCGTCCTGGTCTGA
- a CDS encoding MOSC and FAD-binding oxidoreductase domain-containing protein has product MPSLLSVNVGLPQDVPWQGRTVRTGVWKHSVSGPVMARRLNLDGDGQGDTQGHGGEQRAVLVYQIDSYRYWQRHLGRDDFVPGQFGENLTVDGLPDDEVCIGDRYRIGEAEFEVTQPRVTCYRVGLRMGVPEMPALLVAHHRPGFYLRVVREGLIRAGDPIVRTRTGPGALTVADTDALLYLPGRDPALLRRALAIPALSPGWQGSFRDLLAAQDGEPAADAPAWEGFRSLRVSAVTAETDTVVSLHLTSADGTPLPDARAGQYLTVRVPGTARPAPIRSYSLSAVPGADGYRISVKHEPHGTASGYLTTALRPGAVLEAAAPRGDFVLDAGTEPVLLVSAGIGVTPVLGMLHELAARSPDRDVWWLHGARGPREHPLAAEAHAVLGSLPHAHEHVFYSAATPEERDRAHAAPGRLTPDAVRALGVPPEASAYVCGPASFMTDMRRALTDAGIDPARVHTELFATLPPLTPGLTGTGAPAPHPPPGPPGTGPRVTFARSGVTAPFPDGAHSLLDLADACDVPARWSCRTGVCHTCVTPVLSGEVGYAPAPLEPPPAGQALICCSRPRTDVVLDM; this is encoded by the coding sequence ATGCCCTCACTGCTGTCGGTCAACGTGGGACTGCCCCAGGACGTGCCCTGGCAGGGCCGGACCGTCCGCACGGGCGTGTGGAAGCACTCCGTGTCCGGCCCGGTCATGGCCCGCCGGCTGAACCTCGACGGCGACGGCCAGGGTGACACCCAGGGGCACGGCGGGGAGCAGCGCGCGGTGCTCGTCTACCAGATCGACTCCTACCGGTACTGGCAGCGGCACCTCGGACGGGACGACTTCGTCCCCGGGCAGTTCGGGGAGAACCTCACCGTCGACGGCCTGCCCGACGACGAGGTGTGCATCGGCGACCGGTACCGGATCGGGGAGGCGGAGTTCGAGGTCACCCAGCCCCGGGTGACCTGCTATCGCGTGGGGCTGCGGATGGGCGTGCCCGAGATGCCCGCGCTGCTCGTCGCCCACCACCGGCCCGGCTTCTACCTGCGGGTCGTCCGCGAGGGGCTGATCCGGGCCGGCGACCCGATCGTCCGGACCCGGACCGGCCCCGGCGCGCTGACCGTCGCCGACACCGACGCCCTGCTCTATCTCCCCGGACGGGACCCGGCCCTGCTGCGGCGGGCGCTCGCCATCCCCGCGCTCAGCCCCGGCTGGCAGGGTTCCTTCCGCGACCTGCTGGCGGCGCAGGACGGGGAGCCCGCCGCCGACGCGCCCGCCTGGGAGGGGTTCCGGTCCCTGCGCGTGTCCGCCGTGACCGCCGAGACGGACACGGTCGTCTCCCTCCACCTGACGTCGGCCGACGGGACACCGCTGCCCGACGCCCGCGCCGGCCAGTACCTCACCGTGCGGGTCCCGGGCACCGCGCGGCCGGCACCGATCCGCAGCTACTCGCTCTCCGCGGTCCCCGGCGCCGACGGCTACCGCATCAGCGTCAAGCACGAACCGCACGGCACCGCCAGCGGCTATCTGACGACGGCGCTGCGGCCCGGAGCCGTCCTCGAGGCCGCGGCGCCGCGCGGCGACTTCGTCCTGGACGCCGGTACGGAACCGGTGCTCCTCGTCTCCGCCGGGATCGGCGTCACCCCCGTCCTGGGCATGCTCCACGAACTCGCCGCCCGCTCCCCGGACCGGGACGTCTGGTGGCTGCACGGCGCCCGCGGCCCGCGCGAGCACCCCCTGGCCGCCGAGGCCCACGCCGTACTGGGCTCCCTGCCGCACGCACACGAGCACGTCTTCTACAGCGCGGCCACCCCCGAGGAGCGGGACAGGGCCCACGCGGCCCCCGGACGCCTCACCCCGGACGCCGTCCGGGCCCTGGGGGTGCCGCCCGAGGCGAGCGCCTACGTGTGCGGGCCCGCCTCCTTCATGACGGACATGCGGCGGGCGCTCACCGACGCCGGTATCGACCCCGCCCGCGTCCACACCGAGCTGTTCGCGACCCTGCCTCCCCTCACGCCCGGCCTGACCGGGACCGGGGCGCCGGCCCCGCACCCGCCGCCCGGCCCGCCCGGCACCGGTCCACGGGTCACCTTCGCCCGCAGCGGGGTGACGGCACCGTTCCCCGACGGCGCGCACAGCCTGCTCGACCTCGCCGACGCCTGCGACGTACCGGCCCGCTGGAGCTGCCGTACCGGGGTGTGCCACACCTGTGTCACCCCGGTCCTGTCGGGCGAGGTCGGCTACGCGCCCGCGCCCCTGGAGCCGCCGCCGGCCGGACAGGCCCTCATCTGCTGCTCCCGGCCGCGCACCGACGTCGTCCTGGACATGTGA
- a CDS encoding helix-turn-helix domain-containing protein has product MTQDDDGDLDTLVRRRIRALRVAQGWSLEDLATRARVSQSTLSRIENGQRRLALDQLVTLARALDTTLDQLVETATDDVIVNPTVDAAHAQKRWPVRAEPGMTVIRRRLTGPPPDNPARMRAHPGREWLVVLSGTAVLLLGNRRLRVETDQAAEFPTMLPHAIGAEGGPCEILGIFDRDARRGHQRGRDTRPAP; this is encoded by the coding sequence ATGACGCAAGACGACGACGGCGACCTCGACACCCTGGTCCGCAGACGCATCCGCGCCCTCCGCGTGGCCCAGGGCTGGTCCCTGGAGGATCTGGCCACCCGCGCCCGGGTCAGTCAGTCCACGCTCAGCCGGATCGAGAACGGGCAGCGCCGGCTCGCGCTGGACCAGCTCGTCACCCTCGCCCGGGCCCTGGACACCACCCTCGACCAGCTCGTGGAGACCGCCACCGACGACGTGATCGTCAACCCCACGGTGGACGCGGCCCACGCCCAGAAGCGCTGGCCCGTCCGGGCGGAACCGGGCATGACCGTCATCCGCCGGCGCCTGACCGGCCCCCCGCCCGACAACCCGGCGCGGATGCGCGCGCACCCGGGCCGCGAATGGCTCGTCGTCCTCTCCGGCACCGCCGTCCTGCTCCTCGGCAACCGCCGGCTGCGCGTCGAGACCGACCAGGCGGCCGAGTTCCCCACGATGCTCCCGCACGCCATCGGCGCCGAGGGCGGCCCCTGCGAGATCCTCGGCATCTTCGACCGCGACGCCCGCCGCGGCCACCAGCGCGGCCGGGACACACGCCCCGCGCCCTGA
- a CDS encoding pyridoxamine 5'-phosphate oxidase family protein, whose translation MNASGFHEGERAVQARAGATEEAARLHGMLRPPWLGGGLRAALAARTFAVLTARDRDGALWISPLTGEPGFLDGDGTTLTVAAAPRAGDPLHALPVPQPAGLLAIDLGLRRRIRVNGRLTDGTDGALTIEAEQAFGNCPAYIRPRLLAPDATAPAGASAPTAVRAGLDDRDRALIEGADTFFLGTTHPDRGTDASHKGGAPGFVRVEGGELWWPDYAGNNLFTSLGNLTVDPAAALLFLDFTTGRTLHLSGEATVEWRDPAAAGDEGGTGRRVRFRPRRVRGSRIPLREAAPVP comes from the coding sequence ATGAACGCGTCGGGCTTCCATGAGGGGGAGCGCGCCGTCCAGGCGCGGGCGGGGGCCACGGAGGAGGCGGCCCGGCTGCACGGCATGCTGCGGCCGCCGTGGCTGGGCGGGGGGCTGCGCGCGGCCCTCGCGGCACGGACCTTCGCCGTCCTCACCGCCCGCGACCGGGACGGGGCGCTGTGGATCTCCCCCCTCACCGGTGAGCCGGGCTTCCTGGACGGGGACGGCACCACCCTCACCGTGGCCGCCGCACCCCGGGCCGGTGACCCGCTGCACGCCCTGCCCGTTCCGCAGCCCGCCGGGCTCCTCGCGATCGACCTTGGTCTCCGGCGCCGTATCCGGGTCAACGGCCGGCTGACGGACGGCACGGACGGCGCCCTGACCATCGAGGCCGAGCAGGCGTTCGGCAACTGCCCCGCCTACATCCGCCCCCGCCTCCTCGCCCCGGACGCCACCGCCCCGGCGGGCGCGTCGGCTCCTACGGCCGTCCGGGCCGGGCTGGACGACCGGGACCGTGCGCTGATCGAGGGCGCCGACACCTTCTTCCTCGGCACGACGCACCCCGACCGGGGCACCGACGCCTCCCACAAGGGCGGCGCGCCCGGCTTCGTACGCGTCGAGGGCGGGGAGCTCTGGTGGCCCGACTACGCCGGGAACAACCTCTTCACCAGCCTCGGCAACCTCACCGTCGACCCGGCCGCGGCCCTGCTGTTCCTCGACTTCACGACCGGCCGCACCCTGCACCTCAGCGGTGAGGCCACGGTGGAGTGGCGGGACCCGGCGGCCGCCGGGGACGAGGGCGGCACCGGGCGCCGGGTCCGGTTCCGGCCCCGGCGGGTGCGCGGGAGCCGCATCCCGCTGCGTGAGGCGGCTCCCGTCCCGTGA